In one window of Juglans regia cultivar Chandler chromosome 3, Walnut 2.0, whole genome shotgun sequence DNA:
- the LOC109007938 gene encoding premnaspirodiene oxygenase-like, with the protein MMLQYYSLALITSLFLLPLIWLLKRFIRSAKVQKLPPGPRKLPLIGNLHNLAGSLPHHALRELARKYGPLMHLQLGEVSAVVASSPRIAREFLKTHDLALGKRQEGFAVKTFTYDGSDIVLSPFGDYWRQMRKVCVMELLSVKRVQSFSSLREDEVSNLIESIRLSSGSTINFTEKIYSLTSTIVSKAAFGSKCKDFDVFISLTREAISAAGGFDLADFFPSQKFLRVITGTRTKVEEIHRKLDKILENIIHEHKENQKSAAISEVEPGQEDLVDYLLRLQQSSGLEVPITAKNIKAVIWDMFAAGTDTSSTTVVWGMLEMMRNPTVLEKAQAEIRKAFRGKEKIHEKDFGNLSYLKLVIQETLRLHPPFPVLIPRECTEPCEIDGYEIPVKTKVIINAWAIARDPVYWNRAESFMPERFAGSSTDFRGNSFEYIPFGAGRRICPGISFGLANVELPLAQLLYHFDWELPGRTKPEDLDMSETIGAVAARKKPLYLIATAFTPSLDESRG; encoded by the exons ATGATGCTCCAATATTATTCCTTGGCTCTCATCACTTCCCTCTTTCTCCTTCCTTTGATTTGGCTCTTAAAGAGATTCATAAGATCAGCCAAAGTTCAGAAATTGCCGCCGGGTCCCAGGAAATTACCACTTATTGGGAACTTGCACAACTTGGCTGGATCCCTACCACACCATGCTCTACGAGAACTGGCTAGAAAATATGGACCGCTCATGCACCTGCAACTGGGTGAAGTATCTGCAGTTGTGGCGTCATCCCCCAGGATAGCCAGAGAGTTCTTAAAGACTCACGACCTCGCCTTGGGGAAGAGGCAAGAAGGTTTTGCTGTTAAGACATTTACCTATGATGGCTCAGACATTGTCCTTTCTCCGTTCGGTGATTATTGGAGGCAAATGCGAAAAGTTTGCGTCATGGAACTCCTGAGTGTCAAGAGGGTCCAATCCTTTTCTTCTCTACGAGAAGATGAGGTTTCTAATCTCATCGAGTCTATCCGCTTATCTTCAGGATCAACGATCAATTTTACAgaaaagatttattctttaaCAAGTACCATCGTATCCAAGGCAGCTTTTGGTAGCAAATGCAAAGATTTTGATGTATTTATATCGTTGACTAGGGAAGCAATATCCGCAGCAGGAGGCTTTGACTTGGCCGATTTCTTTCCTTCACAGAAATTTCTTCGTGTGATTACTGGAACGAGAACTAAAGTAGAGGAGATACATCGGAAGCTTGACAAGATCTTGGAGAACATCATCCATGAGCACAAGGAGAACCAGAAGAGTGCAGCTATCAGCGAGGTTGAACCGGGGCAGGAAGATCTTGTTGACTATCTTTTGCGCCTTCAGCAAAGTAGCGGCCTTGAGGTCCCCATTACAGCTAAGAACATAAAGGCTGTCATCTGG GACATGTTTGCTGCCGGAACTGATACTTCATCAACCACAGTTGTTTGGGGTATGTTAGAAATGATGAGGAACCCTACAGTTCTGGAGAAGGCACAAGCTGAGATAAGAAAAGCCTTCagaggaaaggaaaagatccATGAGAAAGACTTTGGGAATCTAAGTTACTTAAAATTAGTGATTCAAGAAACTCTGAGGTTACACCCACCTTTTCCCGTGTTAATCCCAAGAGAATGCACAGAGCCATGCGAAATTGATGGATATGAGATACCCGTCAAAACTAAAGTCATCATAAATGCATGGGCAATTGCAAGAGATCCTGTATATTGGAATCGTGCTGAGAGTTTCATGCCAGAGAGGTTTGCTGGTAGTTCAACTGATTTCAGAGGGAATAGCTTTGAATATATCCCTTTTGGTGCAGGAAGGAGGATTTGCCCGGGAATATCATTTGGTCTTGCCAATGTTGAACTTCCTCTTGCTCAACTGCTGTATCATTTCGATTGGGAACTCCCAGGCAGGACGAAACCAGAGGATCTGGACATGAGTGAAACCATTGGTGCTGTTGCCGCGAGGAAAAAGCCCTTGTATTTGATTGCAACTGCATTTACTCCTTCACTTGACGAATCCCGCGGCTGA
- the LOC109007939 gene encoding serine acetyltransferase 1, chloroplastic-like: protein MAACAVNSRSETSISSFSLDSNHCQVSNTCCRPRFCRPNSSNIVSCKASNRTAGNKLSNASKIVLHNEDEEEQDVLWLKIREEALHDIEQEHVLHEYYYSSILSHVSLESALADHLGMKLGNAHIASDTLKGILLSVFAEDQEIRRAIRDDLRAVRERDPACLGYAHCLLNFKGFLACQVHRAAHKLWSKGRKAMAVLLQSRTSEVFTVDIHPGARIGGGVLLDHATGIVIGETAIIGDNVTILHNVTLGGTGKLSGDRHPKIGDGVFIGAGAKVLGNIVIGEGAKIGAGAVVLKDVPPKATSVGNPARLIGGKQKPIKLHHFLEDSVF, encoded by the coding sequence ATGGCGGCTTGTGCTGTTAATTCAAGAAGTGAAACTTCGATcagttctttttctttggaCTCCAATCACTGCCAGGTGAGTAATACTTGTTGCCGGCCCCGATTTTGCAGACCCAATTCCTCAAATATTGTTTCATGTAAAGCCAGCAACCGGACCGCCGGGAATAAACTGTCAAATGCCTCGAAAATCGTTCTGCACaatgaggatgaagaagaaCAGGACGTGCTTTGGTTGAAAATTAGAGAGGAAGCTTTGCATGATATTGAACAAGAGCATGTATTGCATGAATACTATTACTCATCTATACTGTCACATGTTTCACTTGAGAGCGCGTTGGCGGATCACCTGGGGATGAAGTTGGGAAATGCACATATTGCTAGTGATACGCTTAAGGGAATTCTCTTGAGCGTTTTTGCTGAAGATCAGGAGATCAGGAGAGCCATCAGGGATGATCTCAGAGCTGTAAGAGAACGAGACCCGGCCTGCCTCGGTTATGCGCATTGCTTGTTGAATTTTAAAGGTTTTCTTGCATGCCAAGTGCATAGGGCGGCACATAAACTGTGGTCAAAAGGTAGGAAAGCCATGGCAGTTCTGCTTCAGAGTCGGACATCTGAGGTTTTTACCGTGGATATTCATCCTGGAGCTAGAATTGGAGGGGGGGTGTTACTTGATCATGCCACAGGAATTGTGATTGGAGAGACAGCAATCATAGGAGACAATGTCACAATTCTGCATAATGTGACATTAGGTGGGACTGGGAAACTTTCCGGGGACAGGCATCCTAAGATAGGCGATGGGGTTTTCATTGGTGCAGGAGCTAAAGTTTTGGGTAACATAGTAATTGGAGAGGGTGCTAAAATTGGAGCAGGGGCAGTGGTTCTAAAGGATGTGCCTCCTAAGGCTACTAGTGTTGGAAACCCAGCTAGATTGATTGGAGGGAAACAGAAACCCATTAAGCTCCATCACTTCTTGGAGGATTCGGTTTTCTGA
- the LOC109007937 gene encoding transcriptional adapter ADA2-like: MGRSRGNFHSADEDPTQRSRRKKNASSGENSESSAAGQGTSEGKRALYHCNYCNKDITGKIRIKCVMCPDFDLCIECFSVGAEMTPHKNNHPYRVMDNLSFPLICADWNADDEILLLEGIEMYGMGNWAEIAEHVGTKSKEECIEHYTNVYMSSPYFPLPDMSHVVGKNRKELLAMAKGHSEDKKGFPMIGELHLKEESPFSPSRVKVEDSHKGGSSGRLLSSLISEVESGVRSSGSSAASTAANKKASNIAQVKDGAGVIRVEDPHADRSFSGKKRNTSVNEGPLFELSGYNPKRQEFDPEYDNDAEQLLAEMEFKETDTEDERELKLRVLRIYSKRLDERKRRKDFILERNLLYPNSFEKDFSPEEKAICRQYDVFMRFHTKEEHEDLLQTVIAEHRTLKRIQELKEARAAGCRTSAEADRYLEQKRKRESEENACRAKESAQVGPSTQAGPNVIMASESAGKELNSRPAGQATPSSVNDLDIMGSYRADLLSESEKRLCSEIQVPPPLYLKMQEVMSIEIIRGNVAKKSDAHNLFKLEPSKIDTVYDMLVKKGIAQP, translated from the exons ATGGGCCGCTCACGTGGAAATTTCCACTCTGCTGATGAGGACCCCACCCAAAG atcaaggagaaaaaagaatgcCTCCAGTGGTGAAAATTCAGAATCTTCAGCTGCAG GTCAAGGAACAAGTGAAGGGAAAAGAGCTTTATACCACTGCAATTATTGCAACAAAGACATTACAGGAAAGATCCGAATCAAGTGCGTCATGTGCCCTGATTTTGACCTATGTATTGAGTGTTTTTCTGTTGGAGCTGAGATGACACCTCATAAGAACAATCACCCTTACAGGGTTATG GACAATTTATCTTTCCCTCTTATTTGCGCTGACTGGAATGCAGATGATGAAATACTGCTCCTAGAG GGGATTGAAATGTATGGAATGGGTAACTGGGCAGAAATTGCTGAGCATGTAGGGACGAAGAGCAAAGAAGAATGCATAGAACACTATACAAATGTATATATGAGCTCTCCATACTTCCCTCTTCCG GACATGTCTCATGTTGTcggaaaaaatagaaaggagcTTCTTGCTATGGCTAAAGGACATAGTGAGGACAAGAAAG GATTTCCTATGATAGGGGAGCTTCATTTGAAGGAAGAATCTCCTTTTTCTCCTTCAAGAGTCAA AGTTGAAGATTCACATAAAGGTGGTTCCTCTGGACGCTTATTGTCAAGCTTAATTTCTG AGGTTGAATCTGGGGTCCGCTCTAGTGGCTCAAGTGCAGCATCAACAGCTGCTAACAAGAAGGCATCAAACATAGCCCAGGTCAAAGATGGCGCTGGTGTTATTAGAGTGGAAG ATCCCCATGCAGACAGGAGCTTTAGTGGGAAGAAACGGAACACTTCGGTGAATGAGGGTCCTTTATTTGAGTTGAGTGGCTATAACCCCAAAAGGCAGGAGTTTGATCCTGAATATGATAATGACGCTGAACAATTATTGGCTGAGATGGAATTTAAGGAAACAGACACAGAGGATGAACGTGAGCTGAAGTTGAGAGTGCTACGAATCTATTCAAAGAG GCTTGATGAGAGGAAGCGTAGGAAGGATTTCATATTAGAAAGAAACTTGTTATATCCAAATTCTTTTGAGAAGGACTTTTCACCTGAAGAGAAGGCAATCTGTCGGCAATATGATGTCTTCATGCGTTTTCATACCAAAGAAGAGCATGAGGATCTGCTTCAGACTGTTATTGCAGAGCATCGGACACTTAAGAGAATTCAAGAACTTAAG GAAGCTCGAGCTGCTGGTTGCCGCACATCAGCTGAGGCAGATAGATACCTTgaacagaaaaggaaaagggaatCTGAAGAAAATGCTTGTAGAGCAAAAGAAAGCGCTCAGGTTGGTCCAAGCACTCAGGCTGGTCCAAATGTGATCATGGCTTCAGAATCTGCTGGCAAGGAGTTAAATTCCAGGCCAGCAGGACAGGCTACTCCAAGCTCTGTGAATGATTTAGATATAATGGGCAGTTATAGGGCAGATCTATTGTCTGAGAGT GAGAAACGGCTGTGCAGCGAGATTCAGGTACCCCCACCTCTTTATCTTAAGATGCAAGAGGTTATGTCAATCGAAATCATCAGGGGTAATGTCGCAAAGAAATCCGATGCCCATAACTTGTTCAAGCTTGAACCTAGCAAAATTGACACGGTTTATGATATGCTTGTGAAAAAGGGGATTGCACAACCATGA